GCCGCGCCGGCGAGCACCAGCGCGAGGGCGAGGAGGAACTGCCGCCGGGCGGCCGGCTTCGGCGCCTCGGAGCTCGCGGGAGTCGCGGGGTTCACGGAAGTCACGGTGTCCGGAACGTCTCCGCCACCGCCACCGCGCGCAGTGCGGCGGCCGCCTTGTTGCGGGTCTCGGCGTCCTCGGCCACCGGGTCGGAGTCGGCCACGATGCCCCCGCCGGCCTGGACGTACGCGACACCGTCGCGCAGCAGCGCGGTGCGGATCGCGATCGCGGCGTCCAGGTCACCGGCGAAGTCGAGGTAGCCGACCACCCCGCCGTACAGCCCGCGCCTGGTGGGTTCGAGCTTCTCGATAATCTCCATCGCCCGCGGTTTCGGCGCACCGGACAGGGTGCCGGCCGGGAAGCAGGAGCACAGGGCGTCGAAGGCGGTCCGGCCCGGTGCCAGCCGGCCGACCACGGTGGACTCCAGGTGCATGACGTGGCTGTACCTGCGTACGGTCATGAAGTCGACCACCTCGACGCTGCCCGGCGCGCAGACCCGGCCGAGGTCGTTGCGGCCCAGGTCGACCAGCATCAGGTGCTCGGCGCGTTCCTTCTCGTCGGCGAGCAGCTCCTGTTCCAGCGCGTGGTCCTCCTCCGGGGTGGCACCACGCGGCCGGGTGCCCGCGATCGGGTGCGTCAGCGCCCGCTCGCCGGTCACCGTCACCAGCGCCTCCGGGCTGGAGCCCACGATGTCGAAGTCGCCGAAGCGCAGCAGATACATGTACGGCGACGGGTTGGAGAAGCGCAGCACGCGGTAGATGTCGAACGCCCGGGCCGTCGTCGCCCGCTCGAACCGCTGCGACACGACCACCTGGAACGCCTCGCCGGCGTGGATCTCCTCCTTGGCCTGCTCGACCGCCGCCATGTGCTCCTCGGCGGAGCGGCGGCGTTCGTAGGCGGGCGCTG
This sequence is a window from Actinopolymorpha sp. NPDC004070. Protein-coding genes within it:
- a CDS encoding anthranilate synthase component I translates to MTSLGATTPDLAGFRDLAPGRRVIPVTRKLLADAETPLGVYAKLARDEPGTFLFESAEHGGVWGRYSFVGVRSAAVLTERNGEAHWLGNPPVGLPEGGDPLAAVQETVARLHTPNLPGLPPLTGGLVGYIGYDAVRRLERLPDLTTDDLGLPELALMLATDLAVLDHVDGTLLLIANAVNWDDTGERVDQAWSDAVQRLDAMTKALAQPTPSFVAAADLQAAPAYERRRSAEEHMAAVEQAKEEIHAGEAFQVVVSQRFERATTARAFDIYRVLRFSNPSPYMYLLRFGDFDIVGSSPEALVTVTGERALTHPIAGTRPRGATPEEDHALEQELLADEKERAEHLMLVDLGRNDLGRVCAPGSVEVVDFMTVRRYSHVMHLESTVVGRLAPGRTAFDALCSCFPAGTLSGAPKPRAMEIIEKLEPTRRGLYGGVVGYLDFAGDLDAAIAIRTALLRDGVAYVQAGGGIVADSDPVAEDAETRNKAAAALRAVAVAETFRTP